A region of [Bacteroides] pectinophilus DNA encodes the following proteins:
- a CDS encoding HAD family hydrolase, which yields MENKKPAIFLDRDGCVTVEKSYVKTAEDMEIYPFAKKCVDRIHELGYWAIVITNQSGVGRGMFTEEELGRMNDRLIRETGVDAVYYCPHWHNENSTLPQYNIECDCRKPNTGMIEKAKKDFDIDIEDSYFVGDRATDLLTGKKAGTKAILVRTGYGSGPLEKPVTPDGIYDSLEAFVRDLT from the coding sequence ATGGAAAATAAAAAACCGGCAATATTTCTTGACAGGGACGGCTGTGTAACAGTTGAAAAAAGCTATGTGAAGACAGCAGAGGATATGGAGATATATCCCTTTGCAAAGAAATGCGTGGACAGAATACATGAACTCGGTTACTGGGCAATCGTTATTACCAACCAGTCCGGAGTAGGCAGGGGCATGTTCACGGAAGAAGAGCTTGGAAGAATGAATGACCGCCTCATAAGAGAGACCGGAGTGGATGCAGTGTACTACTGCCCTCACTGGCATAATGAGAATAGTACGCTGCCGCAGTATAATATTGAATGTGACTGCAGAAAGCCTAATACGGGGATGATAGAAAAGGCTAAAAAAGATTTTGATATAGATATTGAAGATTCATATTTTGTGGGCGATAGGGCAACAGACCTTCTTACGGGGAAGAAGGCAGGAACAAAGGCTATACTTGTCCGGACGGGATATGGTTCGGGGCCGCTTGAAAAGCCGGTTACACCGGACGGAATATATGACAGCCTTGAGGCTTTTGTCAGGGACCTTACTTGA
- a CDS encoding SDR family oxidoreductase, translating into MVSLVTGGCGFIGSHIVDRLLAEGHTVRVIDNFSTGRPANLDHQKGNPNLTIYEMDIRNKEQIEPVFEGVDYIFHMAALADIVPSIQRPWDYFSSNVLGTYNVCECARAAGIRKLVYAASSSCYGIPDEYPTKETAEIRPQYPYALTKRLGEETVLHWGQCYGLPVVTLRLFNVYGTRSRTSGTYGAVFGVFLAQKLAGEPFTVVGTGEQTRDFTYVTDVADAFYTAAMSDIVNDTFNVGSGGTYSVNRLCELLGGEIIHIPKRPGEPDCTFADTTKIEKALNWHAHVTLEEGVQKILDNIDYWREAPVWRPDTISEATKDWFKYLGKENN; encoded by the coding sequence ATGGTTTCATTAGTAACAGGCGGATGCGGCTTCATCGGTTCGCATATTGTAGACAGACTGCTGGCAGAAGGTCATACAGTCCGTGTTATTGATAACTTTTCAACAGGACGTCCTGCTAATCTGGATCATCAGAAGGGCAACCCTAATCTGACAATCTACGAGATGGACATTCGTAATAAGGAGCAGATTGAGCCGGTATTTGAAGGCGTTGACTATATTTTCCATATGGCAGCTCTTGCTGATATTGTTCCATCAATCCAGAGACCTTGGGATTACTTTTCATCTAACGTACTCGGTACTTACAATGTATGTGAGTGCGCAAGAGCAGCAGGCATCAGGAAGCTTGTATATGCAGCTTCATCATCATGCTATGGTATTCCTGATGAGTATCCTACCAAGGAGACGGCAGAGATCCGTCCTCAGTACCCATATGCTCTTACTAAGAGACTTGGCGAGGAGACAGTTCTCCATTGGGGCCAGTGCTACGGTCTTCCTGTAGTTACTCTCAGACTTTTCAATGTATATGGCACACGTTCAAGAACATCGGGAACATATGGTGCGGTATTCGGAGTATTCCTTGCACAGAAGCTTGCAGGTGAACCTTTCACGGTAGTAGGTACAGGCGAGCAGACAAGAGACTTTACATATGTAACTGACGTAGCTGATGCATTCTATACAGCAGCAATGTCAGATATCGTTAACGATACATTTAACGTAGGAAGCGGCGGAACATATTCAGTAAACAGGCTCTGCGAGCTTCTTGGCGGTGAGATTATCCATATACCTAAGAGACCGGGCGAGCCGGACTGCACATTTGCAGACACAACTAAGATTGAGAAGGCTCTTAACTGGCATGCACATGTTACACTTGAGGAAGGCGTACAGAAGATTCTTGATAACATCGATTACTGGCGTGAAGCTCCTGTATGGAGACCTGACACAATTAGTGAGGCAACTAAGGACTGGTTCAAGTACCTTGGAAAGGAAAACAACTAG
- a CDS encoding SIS domain-containing protein has product MHTEYLNQFIDALKNCEFYKGSEQLNGYSEGIQAMLDAFTEVKKSGRTAYFVGNGGSAAIASHMTSDFKKNGNMKTGALLDASVVTCFGNDFGYEYMYSKQLEQIGSEGDLLIAISSSGNSMNIVNAIAEARNKKMNVITLSGFKPDNKIKGMGDINVYVALEQYGIVESVHVTILQQVVDAILERDGAFR; this is encoded by the coding sequence ATGCACACCGAATACCTTAATCAGTTCATAGACGCATTAAAGAACTGTGAATTCTATAAAGGCAGTGAGCAGCTTAACGGATACAGCGAGGGCATTCAGGCTATGCTTGATGCCTTCACTGAAGTTAAGAAATCAGGCAGAACGGCATATTTTGTCGGCAACGGCGGAAGTGCTGCCATTGCAAGCCATATGACAAGTGATTTCAAGAAGAACGGTAATATGAAGACGGGAGCCCTTCTTGATGCATCGGTTGTCACATGTTTTGGCAATGACTTTGGATATGAATATATGTATTCCAAGCAGCTTGAGCAGATAGGCAGCGAAGGAGATCTCCTGATTGCAATAAGTTCATCCGGCAATTCAATGAATATTGTCAATGCAATAGCTGAGGCACGTAATAAGAAGATGAACGTAATAACATTATCAGGCTTTAAGCCGGATAACAAGATAAAAGGCATGGGCGATATTAATGTTTATGTCGCTCTTGAGCAATATGGAATTGTTGAGTCAGTTCATGTCACTATTCTACAGCAGGTAGTTGACGCAATTCTTGAAAGGGACGGCGCATTTAGATAA